From Triticum aestivum cultivar Chinese Spring chromosome 4A, IWGSC CS RefSeq v2.1, whole genome shotgun sequence, a single genomic window includes:
- the LOC123083004 gene encoding wall-associated receptor kinase 3: MARPGCPDKCGNVSIPYPFGTGKGCFQEPFNVTCHESRAYLASTGVRVLDINLTFGEVRVQNPKIASQCNYTNGTNSTSFPGLSLDPFHKVSNTKNHLISIGCSMLGMILGVTKGKNQLELPIVNSCFSFCTDASSVDNSTECAGMGCCQTPFPGNISSFNTSCTPIPPIYNATIQSFSPCSYSFIAEVDSFKFDRSYVSSTNFRSKYTEGFPLVLDWVVGNGSCSEATKTGSQYACQAMNSQCINVSNGPGYRCNCSQGYVGNPYLQGGCRDINECEPPNQSLYPCKGNCRNTDGSYTCSCPSGFRSDDPKSIPCVRADPKRALKVALGTSAGVVFLMVCMFALRAEYQKRKLAKEKERFFDQNGGQILYHQIMSKQVDTLKIFTQEDLKKATNDFDKSREVGKGGHGTVYKGILKDNKEVAVKRSKIMNVAETDEFVQEIIILSQTNHRNVVRLLGCCLEVEVPMLVYEFIPNGTLFHFIHRNYGSPPPSLDTRLRVAQESAEALAYLHLSMNRPIVHGDVKSMNILLDENYMAKVTDFGASRMLPKDEVQFMTLVQGTMGYLDPEYLQERKLTEKSDVYSFGVVLLELITGKTAIYHDGPMEAKNLASSFLLAMKDGSLDGILDASIVSAGMETLLGEVTELSSMCLSTRGKERPSMTQVADKLKALRSTWREKLVLEHGQSESLVIGSSAAPLMLRVPPQSSMFSTGAQISEVGIETPR; this comes from the exons ATGGCACGGCCTGGCTGCCCAGACAAGTGTGGTAACGTCAGCATCCCGTACCCGTTCGGCACTGGAAAGGGCTGCTTCCAAGAACCCTTTAATGTTACATGCCATGAGAGCAGGGCATATCTGGCCTCAACCGGAGTTAGGGTACTAGACATCAATCTTACCTTTGGTGAGGTTCGTGTTCAGAACCCAAAGATAGCATCACAATGCAATTACACCAACGGCACCAATAGCACCAGTTTTCCTGGCTTAAGTCTTGATCCTTTTCATAAGGTTTCCAACACCAAGAACCATTTGATATCAATCGGGTGTAGTATGCTTGGAATGATCCTAGGAGTGACCAAGGGCAAGAACCAGCTTGAGTTACCCATTGTCAACTCATGCTTTTCATTCTGCACTGACGCAAGTAGCGTCGATAATAGCACAGAATGCGCTGGCATGGGTTGTTGCCAGACCCCCTTTCCAGGAAACATCAGCTCCTTCAACACCTCATGTACACCAATACCACCTATATACAATGCTACCATCCAGTCTTTTAGCCCATGCAGCTATTCATTCATCGCGGAGGTGGACTCGTTCAAGTTTGATCGTTCATATGTCAGCTCTACAAATTTCAGAAGTAAATATACTGAGGGTTTTCCTTTGGTACTTGATTGGGTTGTTGGTAATGGAAGTTGTTCGGAAGCCACCAAGACGGGGTCACAGTATGCCTGTCAAGCCATGAACAGCCAATGCATTAATGTGTCCAATGGCCCTGGTTACCGCTGCAACTGCTCTCAAGGTTATGTGGGCAATCCTTACCTACAAGGAGGGTGCCGAG ACATCAATGAGTGCGAACCTCCAAACCAGTCTTTGTATCCTTGCAAAGGTAATTGTAGAAACACCGATGGGAGCTACACCTGTTCATGCCCATCAGGATTCAGGAGTGATGATCCAAAGAGCATACCCTGCGTTAGAGCTGACCCAAAGAGAGCTCTGAAGGTGGCCTTAG GCACATCCGCCGGTGTCGTCTTCCTCATGGTTTGCATGTTTGCTCTACGGGCTGAATATCAGAAAAGGAAGCTGGCAAAAGAGAAGGAAAGATTCTTCGATCAGAATGGTGGTCAGATACTGTACCATCAAATTATGTCAAAACAAGTCGATACATTGAAGATATTCACGCAggaagatctgaagaaggctacaaacgatttTGACAAGAGCAGAGAAGTGGGCAAGGGGGGTCACGGCACTGTCTACAAGGGCATTCTTAAGGATAACAAGGAAGTAGCCGTGAAACGCTCAAAGATCATGAATGTGGCCGAAACTGACGAGTTTGTGCAGGAGATTATTATACTTTCACAAACCAACCACCGTAATGTGGTCAGGCTTTTAGGGTGCTGCTTAGAGGTGGAAGTTCCGATGCTGGTCTACGAATTCATCCCGAATGGCACTCTCTTTCATTTTATCCATCGCAACTATGGAAGTCCACCTCCCTCGCTGGATACCCGTCTCAGGGTCGCTCAAGAATCTGCTGAAGCACTGGCGTATCTGCATCTGTCCATGAACCGCCCTATAGTACATGGAGATGTTAAGTCTATGAACATTCTCTTGGACGAGAACTACATGGCGAAAGTGACCGACTTTGGGGCGTCAAGGATGCTCCCCAAGGATGAGGTTCAGTTCATGACATTGGTGCAGGGCACCATGGGTTACCTGGACCCTGAGTACCTGCAGGAGCGGAAGCTAACAGAGAAGAGCGACGTTTACAGCTTTGGCGTTGTGCTGCTGGAACTGATCACGGGGAAAACAGCCATCTACCACGACGGCCCCATGGAAGCCAAGAACCTCGCGTCGTCCTTCCTGCTTGCGATGAAGGATGGGAGCCTTGATGGCATCCTGGATGCTAGCATAGTAAGCGCCGGGATGGAGACGCTGTTGGGAGAAGTTACCGAGCTGTCGAGTATGTGCTTGAGCACCAGGGGGAAAGAGAGACCTTCCATGACCCAGGTGGCTGACAAGCTAAAGGCTCTGCGAAGCACCTGGAGGGAGAAACTGGTGCTCGAGCATGGCCAATCAGAGAGTCTGGTCATTGGCTCCTCCGCTGCACCTTTAATGCTTCGTGTTCCTCCGCAGTCGAGCATGTTCTCGACTGGGGCCCAGATCTCTGAAGTAGGTATAGAGACACCCAGATGA